A genomic window from Vicia villosa cultivar HV-30 ecotype Madison, WI unplaced genomic scaffold, Vvil1.0 ctg.003269F_1_1, whole genome shotgun sequence includes:
- the LOC131640674 gene encoding pyruvate kinase isozyme A, chloroplastic-like isoform X1, whose protein sequence is MLPCSLKEKDAPPNKTSLPSPNHLPTFTMLVSRLHLQLFTPPLPPPHHHHPPPISPRRFPIICASSITSQRIAFDYNGAGPGVPLDLGSIEVDAVTKIELKENGFCSTRRTKLVCTIGPATCWFEQLEALAVGGMNVARINMCHGTREWHKTVINRVRRLNQEMGFAIAIMMDTEGSEIHMGDLAGASSAKSEDGQIWTFRVRVFDSSLPLPHLIINVNYEVFVNDVKVGDELLIDGGMVRFEVIEKIGLDVKCLCTDPGLLLPRANLTFWKNSSLVRERNSMLPTISSKDSNFFISFCKYLV, encoded by the exons ATGCTTCCTTGCAGTCTCAAGGAGAAGGATGCTCCCCCAAACAAAACCTCACTCCCTTCTCCCAATCATCTCCCCACATTCACAATGTTAGTCTCACGCCTCCACCTCCAACTCTTCACACCCCCCCTCCCCccaccacaccaccaccacccaCCTCCCATCTCCCCTCGCCGCTTCCCCATCATTTGCGCCTCCTCCATAACATCCCAAAGAATCGCCTTCGACTACAACGGAGCAGGACCGGGTGTTCCACTAGATCTCGGCTCAATTGAAGTCGACGCCGTCACTAAAATAGAGCTCAAAGAGAATGGCTTTTGTAGCACCAGGAGAACCAAACTCGTTTGCACTATCGGACCCGCTACGTGCTGGTTTGAACAGCTTGAAGCTCTTGCTGTTGGTGGAATGAACGTTGCGAGAATTAACATGTGTCATGGGACTAGAGAGTGGCATAAAACGGTTATTAATCGTGTAAGAAGACTTAACCAGGAAATGGGATTTGCGATTGCGATTATGATGGATACTGAAGGGAGTGAGATTCATATGGGTGATCTCGCTGGTGCTTCTTCTGCTAAATCTGAG GATGGTCAGATCTGGACTTTTAGGGTTAGGGTGTTTGATTCTTCTCTTCCACTTCCACATCTTATCATCAATGTCAACTATGAGGTTTTTGTCAACG ATGTGAAGGTTGGGGATGAGCTTTTGATTGATGGGGGAATGGTTAGGTTTGAGGTCATTGAGAAGATAGGCCTAGATGTGAAGTGTCTTTGTACTGATCCTGGCTTGTTGCTACCGAGGGCAAATCTTACTTTCTGGAAGAATAGTAGTTTAGTTCGAGAAAGGAATTCCATGCTTCCTACAATCTCTTCAAAGGATTCCAACTTCTTTATCTCTTTTTGTAAGTATTTAGTTTGA
- the LOC131640674 gene encoding pyruvate kinase isozyme A, chloroplastic-like isoform X2: MLPCSLKEKDAPPNKTSLPSPNHLPTFTMLVSRLHLQLFTPPLPPPHHHHPPPISPRRFPIICASSITSQRIAFDYNGAGPGVPLDLGSIEVDAVTKIELKENGFCSTRRTKLVCTIGPATCWFEQLEALAVGGMNVARINMCHGTREWHKTVINRVRRLNQEMGFAIAIMMDTEGSEIHMGDLAGASSAKSEDGQIWTFRVRVFDSSLPLPHLIINVNYEM; this comes from the exons ATGCTTCCTTGCAGTCTCAAGGAGAAGGATGCTCCCCCAAACAAAACCTCACTCCCTTCTCCCAATCATCTCCCCACATTCACAATGTTAGTCTCACGCCTCCACCTCCAACTCTTCACACCCCCCCTCCCCccaccacaccaccaccacccaCCTCCCATCTCCCCTCGCCGCTTCCCCATCATTTGCGCCTCCTCCATAACATCCCAAAGAATCGCCTTCGACTACAACGGAGCAGGACCGGGTGTTCCACTAGATCTCGGCTCAATTGAAGTCGACGCCGTCACTAAAATAGAGCTCAAAGAGAATGGCTTTTGTAGCACCAGGAGAACCAAACTCGTTTGCACTATCGGACCCGCTACGTGCTGGTTTGAACAGCTTGAAGCTCTTGCTGTTGGTGGAATGAACGTTGCGAGAATTAACATGTGTCATGGGACTAGAGAGTGGCATAAAACGGTTATTAATCGTGTAAGAAGACTTAACCAGGAAATGGGATTTGCGATTGCGATTATGATGGATACTGAAGGGAGTGAGATTCATATGGGTGATCTCGCTGGTGCTTCTTCTGCTAAATCTGAG GATGGTCAGATCTGGACTTTTAGGGTTAGGGTGTTTGATTCTTCTCTTCCACTTCCACATCTTATCATCAATGTCAACTATGAG ATGTGA